The Glycine soja cultivar W05 chromosome 6, ASM419377v2, whole genome shotgun sequence genome has a window encoding:
- the LOC114416790 gene encoding uncharacterized protein LOC114416790 isoform X2 has product MESSKHYINSPWPAVTYDIMAPSPVVGSSFKLVYQQILASQAQLLEGKEYHKIQNPTVETNDHPHAPADSNIYTQPEDVSSDSAARELRPPKVGYCKICEVHLPYCKTLEMHNQENSHQRMLKLYEEIQRLKTSGSSTNTQTTDECSKAEQRIDILTHQSGTTQLSQVAVCLQCGNAGFPETLVFCNKCQVYALHSEKRIWVGL; this is encoded by the exons ATGGAATCATCTAAACATTATATTAATTCTCCATGGCCAGCTGTGACATATGATATAATGGCACCATCACCTGTGGTGGGGTCTAGTTTCAAGCTTGTATATCAGCAAATCTTAGCCTCACAGGCACAATTATTGGAAGGCAAAGAATATCATAAGATTCAAAATCCTACTGTAGAAACAAATGATCATCCACATGCCCCTGcagattctaatatttacacCCAACCAGAAGATGTGAGTTCTGATTCTGCAGCAAGAGAACTAAGACCACCAAAAGTGGGATACTGTAAAATTTGTGAGGTTCATCTACCCTATTGCAAAACATTGGAAATGCATAACCAAGAAAATAGTCATCAAAGAATGTTGAAACTATATGAGGAAATACAGAGACTAAAAACTTCAGGTTCCAGTACTAACACCCAAACTACAGATGAATGTTCTAAAGCTGAACAAAGGATAGATATTCTCACCCATCAGTCAGGGACAACTCAGCTGTCTCAG GTAGCTGTTTGTCTTCAGTGTGGCAATGCAGGGTTTCCGGAGACACTTGTGTTTTGCAACAAGTGTCAGGTATATGCACTTCATAG
- the LOC114416790 gene encoding uncharacterized protein LOC114416790 isoform X3, with amino-acid sequence MESSKHYINSPWPAVTYDIMAPSPVVGSSFKLVYQQILASQAQLLEGKEYHKIQNPTVETNDHPHAPADSNIYTQPEDVSSDSAARELRPPKVGYCKICEVHLPYCKTLEMHNQENSHQRMLKLYEEIQRLKTSGSSTNTQTTDECSKAEQRIDILTHQSGTTQLSQVAVCLQCGNAGFPETLVFCNKCQVYALHRTVFG; translated from the exons ATGGAATCATCTAAACATTATATTAATTCTCCATGGCCAGCTGTGACATATGATATAATGGCACCATCACCTGTGGTGGGGTCTAGTTTCAAGCTTGTATATCAGCAAATCTTAGCCTCACAGGCACAATTATTGGAAGGCAAAGAATATCATAAGATTCAAAATCCTACTGTAGAAACAAATGATCATCCACATGCCCCTGcagattctaatatttacacCCAACCAGAAGATGTGAGTTCTGATTCTGCAGCAAGAGAACTAAGACCACCAAAAGTGGGATACTGTAAAATTTGTGAGGTTCATCTACCCTATTGCAAAACATTGGAAATGCATAACCAAGAAAATAGTCATCAAAGAATGTTGAAACTATATGAGGAAATACAGAGACTAAAAACTTCAGGTTCCAGTACTAACACCCAAACTACAGATGAATGTTCTAAAGCTGAACAAAGGATAGATATTCTCACCCATCAGTCAGGGACAACTCAGCTGTCTCAG GTAGCTGTTTGTCTTCAGTGTGGCAATGCAGGGTTTCCGGAGACACTTGTGTTTTGCAACAAGTGTCAGGTATATGCACTTCATAG
- the LOC114416790 gene encoding uncharacterized protein LOC114416790 isoform X1 — MESSKHYINSPWPAVTYDIMAPSPVVGSSFKLVYQQILASQAQLLEGKEYHKIQNPTVETNDHPHAPADSNIYTQPEDVSSDSAARELRPPKVGYCKICEVHLPYCKTLEMHNQENSHQRMLKLYEEIQRLKTSGSSTNTQTTDECSKAEQRIDILTHQSGTTQLSQVAVCLQCGNAGFPETLVFCNKCQVYALHRKYARHWQWSYMLIQSNLPKAM; from the exons ATGGAATCATCTAAACATTATATTAATTCTCCATGGCCAGCTGTGACATATGATATAATGGCACCATCACCTGTGGTGGGGTCTAGTTTCAAGCTTGTATATCAGCAAATCTTAGCCTCACAGGCACAATTATTGGAAGGCAAAGAATATCATAAGATTCAAAATCCTACTGTAGAAACAAATGATCATCCACATGCCCCTGcagattctaatatttacacCCAACCAGAAGATGTGAGTTCTGATTCTGCAGCAAGAGAACTAAGACCACCAAAAGTGGGATACTGTAAAATTTGTGAGGTTCATCTACCCTATTGCAAAACATTGGAAATGCATAACCAAGAAAATAGTCATCAAAGAATGTTGAAACTATATGAGGAAATACAGAGACTAAAAACTTCAGGTTCCAGTACTAACACCCAAACTACAGATGAATGTTCTAAAGCTGAACAAAGGATAGATATTCTCACCCATCAGTCAGGGACAACTCAGCTGTCTCAG GTAGCTGTTTGTCTTCAGTGTGGCAATGCAGGGTTTCCGGAGACACTTGTGTTTTGCAACAAGTGTCAGGTATATGCACTTCATAG